In Methylobacterium aquaticum, the following are encoded in one genomic region:
- the hpnE gene encoding hydroxysqualene dehydroxylase HpnE — protein MMGTVHVLGAGLAGLSAALRLAKAGRRVVVHEAAKQAGGRCRSYFDPALGLTIDNGNHLLLSGNRDALDFLTLAGAPDGVLAGPDEAAFAFADLATGERWTLRPNAGRLPWWVLDARRRVPGSRARDYLAPLGIFRGATRSATIGESMACEGLLWDRLWHPVLLAALNTEPQESDAGLAATILRETLGAGGRACRPLIAVEGLSAAFVDPALTALAAAGAEVRFGRRLRALGIEGGRLARLDFSDGAEELGPDDAAVLALPAWVAADLMPGLSVPQSHRSIVNAHFAVVPKPGAPLLLGVVGGVTEWLFSYPDRLSVTISGADRLLDVPREDLARTIWDEVSRLSGFAGEPLPRWQIVKEKRATFAATPAEAARRPGARTHIENLALAGDWTATGLPSTIEGAIRSGATAAQVLTGNPGNAALRGAA, from the coding sequence CTGATGGGCACGGTTCACGTTCTCGGCGCCGGCCTCGCCGGCCTCTCCGCCGCCCTGCGCCTCGCCAAGGCCGGCCGGCGCGTCGTCGTGCACGAGGCGGCCAAGCAGGCCGGCGGGCGCTGCCGCTCCTATTTCGATCCGGCCCTCGGGCTGACGATCGACAACGGCAACCACCTGCTGCTCTCCGGCAACCGCGACGCCCTCGACTTCCTGACGCTGGCCGGCGCCCCCGATGGCGTGCTCGCCGGGCCGGACGAGGCCGCCTTCGCCTTCGCCGACCTGGCGACGGGCGAGCGCTGGACCCTGCGGCCGAATGCCGGGCGCCTGCCCTGGTGGGTGCTCGATGCCCGCCGCCGGGTGCCGGGCAGCCGCGCCCGCGACTACCTCGCCCCCCTGGGCATCTTCCGCGGCGCGACGCGCTCGGCCACGATCGGCGAGAGCATGGCCTGCGAAGGGCTGCTGTGGGATCGGCTCTGGCATCCGGTGCTGCTCGCCGCGCTCAACACCGAGCCGCAGGAGAGCGATGCGGGCCTCGCCGCCACGATCCTGCGCGAGACGCTCGGCGCCGGCGGCCGGGCGTGCCGGCCGCTCATCGCCGTCGAGGGGCTGTCGGCGGCCTTCGTCGATCCGGCGCTGACGGCCCTCGCCGCGGCCGGCGCCGAGGTGCGCTTCGGCCGGCGCCTGCGGGCGCTCGGGATCGAGGGCGGGCGGCTGGCCCGGCTCGACTTCTCGGACGGCGCCGAGGAGCTCGGACCCGACGATGCGGCGGTGCTGGCCCTGCCGGCCTGGGTCGCCGCCGACCTGATGCCGGGCCTGAGCGTGCCGCAGAGCCACCGCTCTATCGTCAACGCGCATTTCGCGGTTGTGCCGAAGCCGGGGGCACCGCTGCTGCTCGGCGTCGTCGGCGGCGTGACCGAGTGGCTGTTCTCCTATCCCGACCGGCTCTCGGTGACGATCAGCGGCGCCGACCGCCTGCTCGACGTGCCGCGCGAGGATCTCGCCCGCACGATCTGGGACGAGGTCTCGCGGCTCTCTGGCTTCGCCGGCGAGCCGCTGCCGCGCTGGCAGATCGTCAAGGAGAAGCGCGCCACCTTCGCGGCGACCCCGGCGGAAGCGGCGCGCCGGCCGGGTGCGCGCACGCACATCGAAAACCTGGCGCTCGCCGGAGACTGGACCGCGACCGGCCTGCCGTCGACCATCGAGGGTGCGATCCGCTCCGGCGCGACGGCGGCGCAGGTCCTGACCGGTAACCCTGGCAACGCAGCGTTGCGCGGAGCCGCTTGA
- the hpnD gene encoding presqualene diphosphate synthase HpnD — MTALASQTPSQAEAPAEAPALPAAGSSFYTAMRLLPAEQRDAMYAVYAFCRAVDDVADDGGAREVRAAELDRWRADIDALYAGRPVPRTQALVGPVRQFGLRREDFQAVIDGMAMDAEADIVAPDSATLDLYCDRVASAVGRLSVRIFGLPEEPGIRLAHHLGRALQLTNILRDIDEDAERGRLYLPAEPLAAIGLSHPTPESALAHPRLGEVCARLLDEAQGHYDASWAIMNGQSRRATKAPRIMGAAYHLILVGLRKRGWAAPRARVKPGKLALVGVLLRHAVV; from the coding sequence GTGACCGCCCTCGCCTCCCAGACCCCGTCCCAAGCCGAGGCGCCCGCCGAGGCCCCGGCCCTGCCGGCCGCCGGCTCGTCGTTCTACACCGCCATGCGTCTGCTGCCGGCCGAGCAGCGCGACGCGATGTACGCGGTCTATGCCTTCTGCCGCGCCGTCGACGACGTGGCCGACGATGGCGGTGCCCGCGAGGTCCGCGCCGCCGAGCTCGACCGCTGGCGCGCCGACATCGACGCCCTCTATGCCGGCCGGCCGGTGCCGCGGACGCAGGCCCTCGTCGGCCCGGTGCGCCAGTTCGGCCTCAGGCGCGAGGATTTCCAGGCAGTGATCGACGGCATGGCGATGGATGCCGAGGCCGACATCGTCGCCCCCGATTCCGCGACTCTCGACCTCTATTGCGACCGGGTGGCGAGCGCCGTCGGCCGCCTGTCGGTGCGGATCTTCGGCCTGCCCGAGGAGCCTGGCATCAGGCTCGCCCACCATCTCGGCCGGGCGCTCCAGCTCACCAACATCCTGCGCGACATCGATGAGGATGCCGAGCGCGGCCGGCTTTATCTACCGGCCGAGCCGCTGGCGGCGATCGGCCTGTCGCACCCGACCCCGGAATCGGCGCTCGCTCATCCGCGTCTCGGAGAGGTCTGCGCCCGGCTCCTCGACGAGGCGCAAGGGCATTACGATGCGTCCTGGGCGATCATGAACGGGCAGTCGCGCCGGGCTACCAAGGCGCCCCGGATCATGGGCGCGGCCTATCACCTGATTCTCGTCGGCCTGCGCAAGCGCGGCTGGGCGGCGCCCCGCGCGCGGGTGAAGCCCGGCAAGCTCGCGCTCGTCGGTGTCCTCCTGCGTCACGCGGTGGTCTGA
- the hpnC gene encoding squalene synthase HpnC, translating into MTTVTEARSGKGHRDENFPVASHLIHPRHRGPILDFYYYVRAGDDVADNAALSPEQKIALLDRLADALTGKGPDDPEAAPLRRSLAELGLPPRHALELLDAFRMDAHKSRYETWDELAHYCRYSAVPVGRFVLDVHGEDPGRTWPTSDAICTALQVINHLQDCGKDYRNVDRVYLPRETLEKHGARIEDLGAERATPALRAVIKDLAQRCLDLLEEGRPLPDLIDDTRLAMEIAAIHRLAVLLARGLLVRDPLSETVHHGKAAFAMTALGAAATTLARRPFRRHLHPALRGARP; encoded by the coding sequence ATGACCACCGTCACCGAGGCGCGCTCCGGCAAGGGGCACCGCGACGAGAACTTTCCGGTCGCCTCGCACCTGATCCATCCGCGCCACCGCGGCCCGATCCTGGACTTCTACTATTACGTCCGGGCCGGCGACGACGTCGCCGACAATGCCGCTCTGTCGCCCGAGCAGAAGATCGCGCTCCTCGATCGTCTCGCCGACGCGCTGACCGGCAAGGGACCCGACGACCCGGAAGCCGCCCCCTTGCGCCGTTCGCTCGCCGAGCTCGGATTGCCGCCGCGCCACGCGCTCGAGCTGCTCGACGCCTTCCGGATGGACGCGCACAAGTCGCGCTACGAGACCTGGGACGAGCTGGCGCATTACTGCCGCTACTCGGCGGTCCCGGTCGGCCGCTTCGTCCTCGACGTGCATGGCGAGGATCCGGGCCGGACCTGGCCGACCTCGGACGCGATCTGCACCGCGCTCCAGGTGATCAACCACCTCCAGGATTGCGGAAAAGACTATCGCAACGTCGACCGGGTCTACCTGCCGCGGGAGACGCTCGAGAAGCACGGCGCCCGGATCGAGGATCTGGGGGCCGAGCGCGCCACCCCGGCGCTCCGTGCCGTGATCAAGGACCTGGCGCAACGCTGCCTCGATCTCCTCGAGGAGGGCCGGCCCCTGCCGGATCTCATCGACGACACGCGCTTGGCCATGGAGATCGCCGCGATCCACCGCCTCGCGGTCCTGCTCGCCCGCGGCCTTCTCGTGCGCGATCCGCTGAGCGAGACGGTCCATCACGGCAAGGCCGCCTTCGCGATGACCGCCCTCGGCGCTGCCGCCACGACGCTCGCCCGGCGGCCGTTCCGCCGCCATCTCCATCCGGCCCTGCGGGGAGCCCGCCCGTGA
- the hpnA gene encoding hopanoid-associated sugar epimerase — protein MNEAQHSSLSPAGVEPGPVLITGASGFLGPALVDVFRAAGFPVRVLVRATSPRTNLTWPDVEIVEGDMRDPEAAAAGMRGMRYLVHAAADYRLWAPDPDEIVRTNRDGTRALMRAALDASVERVVYTSSVATIKPHDDGTPADETRPLTPETAIGAYKRSKVVAERVVEEMVARDGLPAVIVNPSTPIGPRDVKPTPTGRIIVEAANGKMPAFVDTGLNLVHVDDVAKGHLLALHKGRIGERYILGGEDVLLSRMLADIAGLVGRKPPTVKLPRAAVYPVAFVSELAARITGKAPLATIDGIRMSRYRMFFSDAKARAELGYAARPYRDGLSDAVAWFRQAGYIR, from the coding sequence ATGAACGAGGCCCAGCACAGCAGCCTGTCCCCGGCCGGCGTCGAGCCCGGCCCGGTGCTGATCACCGGTGCCAGCGGCTTCCTCGGACCGGCGCTGGTCGATGTGTTTCGTGCGGCCGGCTTCCCGGTGCGGGTGCTGGTGCGCGCCACGAGCCCGCGCACCAACCTGACCTGGCCCGACGTCGAGATCGTCGAGGGCGACATGCGCGACCCCGAGGCGGCGGCAGCCGGCATGCGCGGCATGCGCTACCTCGTCCATGCGGCGGCGGATTACCGGCTCTGGGCGCCGGACCCGGACGAGATCGTGCGCACCAACCGCGACGGCACCCGGGCCCTGATGCGGGCGGCGCTCGATGCCAGCGTCGAGCGGGTGGTCTATACGTCGAGCGTCGCCACCATCAAGCCGCACGACGACGGCACGCCCGCCGACGAGACCCGGCCGCTGACGCCCGAGACCGCCATCGGCGCCTACAAGCGCAGCAAGGTGGTCGCCGAGCGGGTGGTCGAGGAGATGGTGGCCCGCGACGGCCTGCCGGCGGTGATCGTCAACCCCTCGACTCCGATCGGCCCGCGCGACGTCAAGCCGACCCCGACCGGGCGGATCATCGTCGAGGCGGCGAACGGCAAGATGCCGGCCTTCGTCGATACCGGCCTTAACCTCGTCCATGTTGACGACGTGGCGAAGGGCCATCTCCTGGCCCTGCACAAGGGCCGCATCGGCGAGCGCTACATCCTAGGGGGCGAGGACGTTCTCCTGTCGCGCATGCTCGCCGACATCGCCGGCCTCGTCGGACGAAAGCCCCCGACCGTGAAACTGCCGCGGGCGGCGGTCTATCCGGTGGCCTTCGTGTCCGAGCTGGCTGCGCGCATCACCGGCAAGGCGCCGCTCGCCACGATCGACGGCATCCGGATGTCGCGCTACCGCATGTTCTTCTCCGACGCCAAGGCGCGGGCCGAGCTCGGCTACGCGGCCCGGCCCTACCGCGACGGCCTGTCCGACGCCGTCGCCTGGTTCCGTCAGGCGGGATACATCCGATGA
- the dxs gene encoding 1-deoxy-D-xylulose-5-phosphate synthase → MSDLVLPLLDRVRIPADLRQLPESDLTQLAAELRAETIDAVSVTGGHLGAGLGVIELTVALHYVFNTPDDRIIWDVGHQAYPHKILTGRRDRIRTLRQGGGLSGFTKRSESPYDPFGAAHSSTSISAGLGMAIGRDLSDAAAKARGETPPRRNVVAVIGDGSISAGMAYEAMNNAGALKSRLIVILNDNDMSIAPPVGAMSSYLAKLVSGDTYRSLRDTAKQFGRLLPKALYDTAARAEEYARGMLAGGGTMFEELGFHYVGPIDGHNLDHLLPVLKNVRDAPDGPVLVHVVTQKGKGYAPAEAAADRGHAVVKFDVVSGKQTKAKPNAPAYTRVFGESLIKAADADDKVVAITAAMPSGTGLDLFAKAHPERTFDVGIAEQHAVTFAGGLATEGFKPFCAIYSTFLQRGYDQLVHDVALQNLPVRFALDRAGLVGADGATHAGAFDLAYLCCLPNMTVMAAADEAELVHMVATAHAHDSGPIAFRYPRGEGVGVELPEKGEVLEIGKGRVIRRPEGARVALLSLGTRLAEALKAAERLEAAGIGVTVADARFAKPLDEALILDLAASHEVLVTLEEGSVGGFGAMVLHLLSSRGALDEGKVRVRTLTLPDSYQDHDSPERMYAEAGLDAPSIVKVVEALLPVRETAAERGARLRLA, encoded by the coding sequence CCCTCCACTACGTCTTCAACACCCCCGACGACCGCATCATCTGGGATGTCGGCCACCAGGCCTATCCCCACAAGATCCTCACCGGCCGGCGCGACCGCATCCGCACGCTGCGCCAGGGCGGCGGCCTCTCGGGCTTCACCAAGCGCTCCGAGAGCCCCTACGATCCCTTCGGCGCGGCCCATTCCTCGACCTCGATCTCCGCGGGTCTCGGCATGGCGATCGGCCGCGACCTCTCGGACGCCGCCGCCAAGGCCCGCGGCGAGACGCCCCCGCGCCGCAACGTCGTGGCGGTGATCGGCGACGGCTCGATCTCGGCCGGCATGGCCTACGAGGCGATGAACAATGCCGGCGCGCTGAAGTCGCGCCTCATCGTCATCCTCAACGACAACGACATGTCGATCGCCCCGCCGGTCGGCGCGATGTCGTCCTACCTCGCCAAGCTCGTCTCGGGCGACACCTACCGGAGCTTGCGCGACACGGCCAAGCAGTTCGGCCGCCTCCTGCCGAAGGCGCTCTACGACACCGCGGCCCGCGCCGAGGAATATGCCCGCGGCATGCTCGCCGGCGGCGGCACGATGTTCGAGGAACTCGGCTTCCACTACGTGGGCCCGATCGACGGCCACAACCTCGACCACCTGCTGCCGGTGCTCAAGAACGTGCGCGACGCGCCCGACGGCCCGGTGCTGGTCCACGTCGTGACCCAGAAGGGCAAGGGCTACGCCCCGGCGGAAGCCGCGGCCGATCGCGGCCACGCGGTGGTGAAGTTCGACGTGGTGTCGGGCAAGCAGACCAAGGCCAAGCCCAATGCGCCGGCCTATACGCGGGTGTTCGGCGAGAGCCTGATCAAGGCGGCGGATGCCGACGACAAGGTGGTGGCGATCACCGCGGCGATGCCGTCGGGCACCGGCCTCGACCTGTTCGCCAAGGCGCATCCGGAGCGGACCTTCGACGTCGGCATCGCCGAGCAGCACGCGGTGACCTTCGCGGGCGGGCTGGCGACGGAAGGGTTCAAGCCGTTCTGCGCGATCTACTCGACCTTCCTGCAGCGCGGCTACGACCAGCTGGTGCATGACGTGGCGTTGCAGAACCTGCCCGTGCGCTTCGCCCTCGACCGGGCCGGTCTGGTGGGCGCCGACGGCGCGACCCATGCCGGCGCGTTCGACCTGGCGTATCTGTGCTGCCTGCCGAACATGACGGTGATGGCGGCCGCCGACGAGGCCGAGCTGGTCCACATGGTGGCCACCGCCCACGCGCATGACAGCGGCCCGATCGCGTTCCGCTATCCGCGCGGCGAGGGTGTCGGGGTCGAGCTGCCGGAAAAGGGCGAGGTCCTGGAGATCGGCAAGGGCCGGGTGATCCGCCGGCCGGAAGGCGCGCGGGTGGCGTTGCTCAGCCTCGGCACGCGTCTGGCGGAGGCGCTGAAGGCGGCCGAGCGCCTGGAGGCGGCCGGGATCGGCGTGACGGTGGCGGATGCGCGGTTTGCCAAGCCGCTCGACGAGGCGCTGATCCTGGATCTGGCGGCGAGCCACGAGGTTCTGGTGACCCTGGAAGAGGGGTCGGTCGGGGGTTTTGGCGCGATGGTGCTGCACCTGCTGTCGTCGCGCGGTGCGCTCGACGAGGGCAAGGTGCGGGTGCGGACGCTGACGCTGCCGGACAGCTACCAGGACCACGACTCGCCGGAGCGGATGTACGCGGAAGCGGGTCTCGACGCGCCCTCGATCGTCAAGGTCGTGGAAGCGCTGTTGCCGGTCCGCGAGACCGCGGCGGAGCGCGGCGCGCGTCTGCGTCTCGCCTGA